A genomic region of Rhipicephalus sanguineus isolate Rsan-2018 chromosome 1, BIME_Rsan_1.4, whole genome shotgun sequence contains the following coding sequences:
- the LOC119403462 gene encoding pancreatic lipase-related protein 2 → MLLKLCLVALLATSHAATREEKIFREKLKSHAREKTEECCSDMDMISAEELKWGKRMLRNIHLANEAVKKLPKGALYSDNSVCYDKVGCFDRLGGKFSHFASSPKSPEVIGTKFFLHSRLNKDEPVVLDYADNATLNVAQFNETKELVFVIHGFGASASKKWVLSMKESFLNLKDVNLVLVDWSNGSKAPDYISAAANSALVGRQVSLLIQQLIRAYPDTVTAAKTYLVGFSLGAQVAGFCGRHFFNATGTKIGRLTALDAAGPLFETYDFQVCKEDAKYVDAIHTTAGSNVLAGLLGIESPFGHVNFYPNGGKSQPGCWFFDLFCHHRRSVQYFIESMHAERHCLFKSSPCDSIDSFLDSKCNSTGPHGEMGYFSNDAEGRGAQFLWTNENNPFCKA, encoded by the exons ATGCTTCTCAAGCTCTGCCTCG TTGCGCTGCTGGCCACTTCCCATGCCGCAACTCGGGAAGAAAAAATTTTCCGCGAAAAACTGAAGTCACATGCGAGAGAGAAGACGGAAGAATGCTGCTCGGACATGGACATGATATCCGCCGAAGAGCTCAAGTGGGGCAAAAGGATGCTTCGAAACATTCACCTCGCTAATGAAGCGGTCAAG AAACTTCCCAAGGGTGCCCTCTACAGCGACAACTCGGTGTGCTACGACAAGGTCGGTTGCTTCGATCGCCTGGGCGGAAAGTTTTCACACTTCGCCTCCAGTCCAAAGTCGCCAGAAGTCATCGGGACCAAATTCTTTCTCCACTCGCGACTTAACAAGGATGAGCCGGTGGTGCTAGACTACGCTGACAACGCCACGCTGAACGTGGCTCAATTCAATGAAACCAAGGAGCTGGTGTTCGTGATCCACGGCTTCGGAGCCTCAGCGTCGAAGAAGTGGGTGCTCAGCATGAAGGAGTCCTTCTTGAATCTG AAGGACGTGAACCTGGTATTGGTCGACTGGAGCAACGGCTCTAAGGCGCCAGACTACATCTCGGCGGCTGCAAACTCTGCTTTGGTTGGACGCCAGGTGTCCTTGCTGATTCAACAACTTATACGTGCGTATCCAGACACGGTGACGGCGGCAAAAACCTACCTGGTCGGCTTCAGTCTTGGCGCACAGGTTGCCGGATTCTGCGGGCGCCATTTCTTCAACGCAACCGGAACCAAAATTGGGCGTCTCACTG CGTTGGACGCAGCTGGTCCACTTTTCGAGACCTATGACTTCCAAGTATGCAAAGAGGATGCAAAATATGTAGACGCCATCCACACGACTGCCGGAAGCAACGTTCTTGCAGGACTGCTGGGCATAGAGAGCCCCTTTGGCCATGTTAACTTTTATCCAAACGGTGGAAAGTCGCAGCCCGGTTGCTGGTTTTTCG ACCTGTTCTGCCACCATCGCCGCTCAGTACAGTACTTCATCGAGTCTATGCACGCAGAACGACACTGCCTGTTCAAGTCGAGTCCCTGTGACAGCATCGACAGCTTTCTGGATTCCAAGTGCAATTCTACAGGACCTCACGGCGAGATGGGTTATTTCAGCAATGACGCTGAAGGCCGCGGAGCCCAGTTCCTATGGACAAACGAAAACAACCCTTTCTGCAAGGCCTGA